The Acidimicrobiia bacterium DNA segment GGTCTGCGCCTGCCTCGAGCCGGGACGATCCGGTCTTTCACGAGCCAGCAAGTAACCGCTGGTCAAGGGCCGGATCGAGTTTTGACACCCCACAGGCCCGAACCGGGGAAACGCTGGAGCGGACGACGGGATTCGAACCCGCGACCCTCACCTTGGCAAGGAGGCGGGACCCGTCTCGTCGCGTCCACCGCGTGTTGTTGTGTTGGTATGCAACGGCTCCGCGCGCCTTCAGCGCGGTCAGACCGTCGTCGGCGTCGATGGCCTCGCGACAGCATGTGGACTCGAGATCGTCCTCGCCGCGGACCTGGTTGCGACGACCTGCGGACCGCTACGGTTTGCGAACGTCCGCCAGTGCAGAGGGGCTGAGCGATGGCGATCGACCGTCAGGAATCCCCGTACCGACGCGGCAACCGCTATGACCAGCTACCCATCCCGATGGTCACGGAGCACTGCATCCCCGTCGACGCGGGGGCGGTCCAGCTCGTCGTGGAGTCCCGCAAGCTGACCAACGAGATCATCAAGGGTACCTTTCGCGACGCCGCCGACGCGCAGATCGTCTTCGACGATTTCGGTGCCACGCTCCACGTGTGCGGAACGGCTGACGGTCTCGAGCACCTGCGCTTCGACTGTTTCGAGAACGAGCCGCACTACCACTACATCGAGCAGGCGAGCGGTGCGAACACTCTGGTGCGCATCGACGAGCTGGCGGTCGGCGACCCCATCGACTTCTCGCTCGCCTGCATCGAGCACCACCTCCCCGACATGCTCCGTCACTGCGGAGTCGGCGGCCTAGCCGACGAGGTCGCCGACCAGCCCGACAAGGTGAACACCGCGGTCGCCGAGGTCCGCGAGCTCATGAGGAAGGCCCGCTACCCGGTGGCGTGACGGCTACGTCACGAACGTGGCCACCCGGTGGTGGATACGCCACGTGCCGTTGTCGCAGTGGAAGGTGTCTTCGTATCGGCCCACGAGCTGGATCTTCCAGCCAGCCTCGCCCTGCAAGACGAAGACCACGTCGCTGATCGCGTTGGCCTCGTGGTCGTTCCAGTCGGTGACGAGGGTGTTGAGGACGAGGTGACGTTGGGGCGCCCGCGGCTTCCATCCGGAGTAGGCCTTGCGGAGGGCGTCGTGGCCTTCGTGCGTGCCCATGCCGCTGATCACGGAGACACCATCGGGGCAGAAGGTGGCGACGACGTCGTCGGTCCGGCCGTCGTCGAGGGCCTGGGTGTACGCGGCGATCGTGGCGCGGATGCCCTCGGCAACCTCTGCGAACGTCGTCGCCATGGTCAGAAACCGAGGTCGGCGATCGGCTTGTCGAACGGAGCCACGTTGACCTTCTCCAGTGCCGGGAGCAGCTGCTCGTAGGGAAGGCCGGCGAGGAACCCATCGATGGTCCGCTGCAAGTTGGAGATGTGACCCTCGAGCCGCTCGTTCAGACGCATGTACTCGAAGCCCTTCGCGTGCAGACCCTTCTGCTGTCGCGGCAGGTTC contains these protein-coding regions:
- a CDS encoding nuclear transport factor 2 family protein; translation: MATTFAEVAEGIRATIAAYTQALDDGRTDDVVATFCPDGVSVISGMGTHEGHDALRKAYSGWKPRAPQRHLVLNTLVTDWNDHEANAISDVVFVLQGEAGWKIQLVGRYEDTFHCDNGTWRIHHRVATFVT